CACGGGCATGGTGGCGCCGGACGACATTCAGCTCTTCCGACGGGTCTTGCGCCACGGCAAGGGCTGATTTGGGTAGCCGGGTCGCTGTCCGTTACAATGGCCAGTCGGGGATGGTGGACAGAATCGTTGCATTCAGACCTGTTTCCACCGATACGAGTTGCCAGCTCAGCGAGGATCGCCAACGGCGTATGTCACAGCAAACTTCAGCCGCGGCAGAGGTGTCACCCACGGACTCGTCCAACGGGAAGCGTTATCGGGTCCTGATGATTGCGCCCACCAGCTTCTTTGCCGACTATGGATGCCATGTGCGCATCCTGGAAGAGGCGCGCATCCTCCAGAAGTTGGGGCATCAGGTCACCATCGTCACCTACCGCAACGGCCAGGACGTACCGGGGCTGGACATTCGGCGTACCCTGCCCATCCCCTGGCGCACCCACTATGAAGTGGGCTCCAGCCGCCATAAAATTGCCTTTGACGCGCTGTTGGGGGTGGAAACCCTGGCCCTGCTGGCCCGGCGGCGCTTTGACGTCATCCACGCCCACCTTCACGAGGGCGCCCTCATCGGCCTGGTTTTGGGGCGGCTCTTCGGCATCCCCACGGTGTTTGACTTCCAGGGCAGCCTCACGGAAGAGATGATTGACCACCATTTCCTGCGGCGGGAGAGTCCCTTCTACCCTCCACTGCGCAGCCTGGAGACGTGGATCACCCGTTCTGCTCCCGTTATCCTCACCAGCACCGGCCATGCCCGGCGCTTTTTGTTGGAACAATTCCACTGTCGGCCTGAGCAGATCCGGGCGTTGCCGGACTGTGTCAATGCGGACGTCTTCCGGCCGGCCGACGATTTCCCGCCGGAGGAGCTGGCCGCGCTGCGCAGCTCCCTGGGCATTCCCGCCGATGCCAGGGTCATCGTCTACCTGGGTCTGCTGGCCGAATACCAGGGGACGGGCCTGTTGTTGGAGGCGGTGGAACGTATCCTGCGTCACCACAGCAACGTATACCTGTTGCTGATGGGCTTCCCCAGCGTTCAACTGTACCGGGCTAAGGCAGAAGCCCTGGGCATTGGCCACGCCGTGATCACCACTGGCCGCATCCCGTACCAGGAGGCTCCCCGCTACCTGGCCCTGGGCCATGTGGCTGCGGCGCCCAAGCTGAGCCTGACCGAGGGCTCCGGCAAGCTGCTCAACTACATGGCCACGGCCTTGCCCACGGTGGCCTTCGACACGCCGGTGGCGCGGGAGTATCTGGGGGCGGACGGGCTATTGGCGAAGCGAGGCGATGTGGAAAGCCTGGCCGAGCAGCTGAGCGCCGCCCTTTTTCCGCCTCCTGGTCAGGCGGATCGCTATCGGGCGTGTGGTCAGCGGCTTCGCCGGCGGGTCATCCAGCATTTCGACTGGGAACAGGCCGGCCGGGAAATTGTGGCCATCTACCGCCAGTTGCGGGAGGGGCGACGGCGGCGCATGTCGACGGGCCCGGAAGGTATGGAGAAAGGATTTCGAGATGAAACCGCTTGATCCGCTTCAAAGTGACCATCCTGGCAGGCGAAGAATAGGCAGCCGCTGGTCCGGCGTTTCCATCCTGGGAAAGTTGATGTGGTGCTGTCTCCTGGTGACCCTGGCACTGGCCTGGGGTGTTGCGCCGGCCCGGGCCGAATTAACGGCCACCAACTTTGGACTGCGCATCGAGTACCCCATCCCCAACAAAGCCCTCCATGTGGTCATCCAGGCGCCTGGCCAGCTCTGGTTTACGGCACCGGAGGCCAACGCCGTGGGCAAGCTCACCGTTCTCTCGGGCCCCAATGATCCTCTGGTGACCTATACCATCTCCTACGTCCTGCTGGATCCCGGCAGTGAGCCCTTTGGCCTGGTCTACCATGATGATGCCGTCTGGTTTACCCAGCGGGGTGCCAATAAGTTGGGGCGCATCGACGTGAATAGCCAGGCCCTGACCGAATACGCCATCCCGACGCCCAACAGCGAACCCATGGGGATCGCGCGGGCCCCGGATGGAACCCTCTGGTTCACCCAGCGAGGGGCCAATCAACTGGGACGCTTCGACCCTACGACCCAAACGTTTCAGGCGTATCCCCTGCCGGGCAACCTCTTCACCACCACAGAACCCCGCCTGCGGGAAATTCTGGTGAAGAACAACAATGAGATCTGGTTCACCGCGCCCGGTGCCGGCGCCGTGGGCAACTACCGAGTCGACACCGATCAGTTTTTTGCCGTCTACACCCTGGGACAGGCCAGGCCCATGGACCTGGTGCTGGATAGCTCGGGGCGCCTCTGGACCACCCAGTTCGAGCAGAATGCTCTGGCCGCCTACGCACCGGGTACCCTGAGCCTGTGGACACCCTACCCCGTCACCACGCCCAACAGCGGGCCAGTGGGCATTTTGTTCCGCAACAACGGCGCCACCTGGGATTTTTGGTTCACCGAAAATCAAAGTGGCCTGGCCGGTCGCCTGACCATCCGCCCCAACGGCCAGTTTGTGAAGCTCCAGGAATTTCCCCTGGGCCAGGGAAGTGCGCCCTGGGACATTGTTATGGACAGCAACAACCATGTGTGGATCACCGATCAAGGTCGCAACGTGATCATTGAACTCCGGCCGCCGTACCTGAACGCGATCTACATGCCGTGGATTGCCCGGCAATAGGACGTTGTCCGCCTATAGGGTGGGCATGGCCGTTCGACTTCTGGCAGAAGCCGAACGGCTTTTTGATGGCCAGGATGCACCGTCACGATGTACCTTGGATGCATCGGATTTTATACGCAGGAGGTTTATGTGAAATTCAAATACGCAGCGTTGGGAATCTGGCTTGGGCTGTTCTTCATGCTGGTTCTCGCCCCCTGGCAGGTAGCCCAGGCGGCCGAAGGCACCTTCCCCACCAGCGGTGCGGCTGACGAGTCCACCGCGCCCCTTTGTCGCTTCGGCGTTAACGGCGACGTGGCGGGCTTCGACATTGCCCCTTTCCGGGTGAGCTGGTATGTGGATTACGGTGCACACAGCGACGCGGTGCGCCCCAATGGCATCCAATATATGCCTATCATTCGGCTGCGGCAGCAGGGAGAGAGCTATCGCTACTCTCTGAATTCCAGCCATATCCCCCTCAGCAACCAGACAGAGTTGATCCAGACCATCCAGAGCCTCCCGGGTGCGGAGTGGTTCATCGGCAATGAGCCGGACCGCCGGGATTATCAAGACGACGTAGAGCCCCGCATCTACGCCCAGGCGTACCACGAGCTTTATACCCTGATCAAGACCACCGATCCCACAGCCAAAGTGATTGTGGGGGCCATTGTCCAGCCTACGCCTCTGCGGCTGCAGTACCTGGACATGGTCTTGGACGCCTATCATCGTCGGTACCATCAGCCGCTGCCGGCGGATGGCTGGTCGTTCCATAACTTCATCTTGAACGAGAAGGCCTGCGAAGGCCCCAATGACTACGACTGTTGGGGCGCTGGCATTCCACCCGGAATTAACGCCTCCGAGGGCCTGCGGGTGCGGCCAGAGGATAATGACGACATGGATCTGTTCATTGCCCAGGTCAGGCGCTTCCGTCAGTGGCTCAAAGATCGGGGTTACCAGGGCGCCCGGGTCTACCTGTCCGAATATGGGGTGTTGATGCCAAACATCTTCGAGCCGCCGGCGGACTTTCCCCCTTCTCGGGTCAATGCGTTCATGAACGCCACCTTCGACTACCTGCGCACAGCGACGGACCCGGTGTTGGGCGACCCTAACGACGGCTACCGGCTGGTTCAACGCTTCTCCTGGTATAGTGTCCAGGATCAGACTTTCAACGGCTACCTGTTTGAGCCCGATCCGGCCAACCCCGGCAGCTATCGTCGCTCGCCCATGGGCGACAACTTCGTCAACTATACGGCCAACATCGCCGCCGAGCACGACCTGACCGTGAGCCAGATCGTGGTCAACCCGCCCGCGCCGCTGGCTTCGGAGGGCAATGTAGACTTCACCGTGCGGGCCCGGGTGGCCAACAGCGGCAACCTGCTGGCCAAGCAAAGCTTCAAAGTACGCTTCTACAACGGTGATCCCCAGGCTGGCGGCGTCCAGATCGGTGCAGAACAGACCGTCTCCCTTTCGGGCTGTGGCGACTATCAAGATGTGGAGATCCTCTGGCCGAATGTAGCACCCGGCAATTACACGATCTATGTGGTGGTCGATCCCGCCCAGGCGGTGGTCGAAACCAATGAAAACAACAACATCCGCAGCCGGGCTATCTTCTTTGCCGACCATCGGATTTTCCTACCGATTGTCGGTCGGAACATCTACGTTCGATAGCCATTTATCTGGCATCCGGTCGATGGGATGAGCGGCATTCTTTACAAGGGCAGGCGCCTCTGGTATCCTCTCATGAAGCAGGGCTGTGTCAGCCCTGCTTCATTGCTGGAATGGACTGATAACGGTTATCGACGAATATGACCAACTGGATAGCATCCCCCCAAATAAAGCAGGATCGGCCAGCACCGCCCAGGCATACCTGGCGCTATCAATCCATGGCCTGGCGGCTAGCCGAGCTCTACCATTATCGAGAACTCATTCGCAACCTGGTGATTAGCGAGCTGAAGGCCCGCTACAAGAACAGCGTCCTGGGTTTCATCTGGAGCCTACTCAATCCGTTGGGGATGATGCTGGTCTTCACAGTCGTTTTTGGCGTCCTCTGGCCCAACGGGCAGATCGAGAAATACCCGATCTTCCTGTTGTGCGGACTTTTGCCGTGGAACTATTTTGCGGCCAGCATCAACAGTAGCATGCACAGCATCGTGGGCAACGGTCAGTTAATTAAAAAGGTTTACTTTCCCCGGGAAGTCTTGCCCATCGCCACCGTGCTGGCCCAACTGGTCAACTTCCTGCTGGCCTTCCTGGTCCTGTTCGCGGTATTGCTGGTGTTCCGCTCCCAATTCAGTCCCTGGCTCTGGATGTTGCCCATTGTGATCCTGATCCAGACCTGCTTTACTCTGGGTATGGCCCTGATTCTGAGCACCTTACACGTCTTTTACCGGGATACGGTGATGGTCATGGACGTGGTGCTGCTGGCCTGGTTTTTCCTGACGCCGGTCTTCTATTCGGTCCAACAGTTGCCCCCTAGCTATCATATGTTGGGACTGGAGCTCAACATCCGACGCCTGGCCTACATCCTGAATCCCATGGCGTCTCTGGTCAATGTCTACCGGGACCTGCTTTATTACGGCTACCGCACCAACCTGGATTTCTTCTTGCGCACGGCGGCCACAGCCCTGATAGTCCTGGTGATTGGCTATTGGTTCTTCACCCGCTACAGTGATCGCTTCGGCGAAGAGGTGTGAGGACATGTCCCCTGTCCTGGTGGTGCAATCATGATGAATGTGGAACGTCTGCATACCCCGATACCGGGCCAGCCGTTGATAGAACTGCGTGGGGTCTCCCGGCGCTTCGAAAAGCGGACTGAACGCCATCGCTCCCTCCAAGAACTCTTCATCCGCCTGTTCCAACGTTCTTCCATCCAGGTGGATGAGTTCTGGCCCTTAAAGGACGTCTCCCTCTCCATCCACGCCGGTGATTCCCTAGGGGTAATCGGTCCCAACGGTTCTGGCAAGAGCACCCTGCTCAAACTCATCACGGGCATTTTACAACCCACCGAAGGCGAACTCTGTGTACGGGGCAGATTATCCTCTCTGTTGGAATTGGGGGCCGGTTTTCAGCCCGATCTCACGGGCCGGGAGAACATCTACCTCAACGGCTCTATCTACGGCCTGAGCCGGTCAGAAATGAATCGCCGCTTGCCCGACATCATCCGCTATGCGGAGCTGGGCGAATTTATCGACACGCCGGTCAAACACTACTCTTCCGGCATGTATGTACGGCTGGGCTTTGCCATTGCTATTCATACCCAACCTGACATCCTGTTAGTGGACGAAGTCCTGGCCGTGGGGGATGTCTCTTTCCAGCACAAATGTCTGAACAGCATCTACCAGTTCCGCAAAAACGGCGGCACCCTGGTGCTGGTCTCCCATGACATGACAGCCATCCAGAATATCTGTAACCGGGCCATCTGGATCGAAGATGGCCGGATCCAGGCAGAAGGTAAACCAACAGACGTGGTAATGGCCTATCTGGAGAGTATGGCAACCCGGGAAGAGGAGGCCCAAAACCAGGCAGAGGCACCCAAAGCCGACTCTGGCCCGGGCCAACGCTGGGGCAATGGAAAAATCCAGATCACCCAGGTCGAGCTCTGCGGCGATGATGGCACCCCTCGCTCGGTCTTTGTCACCGGCGAACCGCTCCAGATTCGGCTCCATTATCGCAGCAGGGAACCCATCCAGGCGCCCATCTTTGGCGTTGCCCTCCATCATGAGAACGGCGTCCATATCGCCGGCCCCAACACCCGCTTCAGCGGCGTACATATCCCCCAGGTCGAGAGGGAAGGGATCGTCACCTACCGCATTCCCAGGCTCCCCCTGTTGGAAGGGACCTACACCGTCTCCGTCGCCGTGGTCAACGAAACAGACACCGAAATTTTCGACTACCACGACCGACGTTACCCCTTCCGCGTTTTCCCGGGTCGGCGTCGGGATGGATACGGCCTCATCTCTTTGGAAGGGGCCTGGGAGGTAAGCACTGGAACCTCTGCCTGGCCCACTGCCTCGGTAGAGGAGCCTCTACACACCCTGGCAGACTCGGCCGCCCACTCCCGGTCCTCCCATTAACAACTACGCCCAACAATCCACTGCCGTTAATCTGACTGTCCCATGAAGTGCTCGCGCAGATTTCACCTCACGACACGGCGCCTGTCCTTTCTCTGGAATAGTTGGAACTCTGTTTTCTGGCCCATCGCGTTTGCTCTCGGGCTGGCTGTCCTGCTGGCGAGTAGCCTGATGATGGGTACCGGCTCCGTTGCTCAGGCCCAGGTCTCGCCCGGCGCTGGCTGGCCACCGGGCTTTTCGGTGACGACCCTTGTCGACGGATTGGATACGCCCACCGACATGGCATTTTTGCCTTCTGGCGAAATATTGGTGGCCGAAAAGGGTTGGGGAAGCAACGTTGATGGAATTTCCCGAATACGGCTGGTACGTGGCGGAAGCCTGCAGGCCACCCCGGTGTTGACCTTGAGCACCAACGTCTATCTGGACTCAGGGCTGCTGGCCCTCACCCTGGACCCACATTTCGCGCGCAATCGGCACTTTTATGTGTGGTACGCCATCGGACAAAACGCCCGGGGATGGGACGGCACCAGCTACAACCGCATCTCCCGCTTCACCTTTGACCCCGCCACCGGTACCGCCTCCCCAGGTAGCGAACTCGTCATCCTGGATCGGATCCCCTGGGCAGAGTGGCACAACGGCGGTGGCCTGCACTTTGGCCCCGACGGCTATCTCTATATCGCCCTGGGCGATATAGGAGAGCCGGACCGGGTTCAGGATCTATCCACGTGGAACGGCAAACTCCTGCGTATCCGCCCCACGGACGCAGGCTATGAGATCCCGCCGGACAACCCATTTCGGGAGACACCAGGTGCCCTGCCGGAGATTTACGCCCTGGGCCTGCGGAGTCCCTACCGACTCGCTGCACACCCTGACGACGGTACGCTGTATCTGGCCGACGTGGGCGCGCAAACCTGGGAAGAAGTGAATCGGGTACAGGCCGGGGCTAACTACGGCTGGCCTGTTCGAGAAGGTCCCTGCCCCCAGGGCCAGCGCCAGCCCTGTGAATCGGCTCCTACCCAGTACACCGATCCCATCCTCTATTACGCTCATCCACCTGTGTTAGGCGGGGCATTGACAGCTCTGGCTTTTTCCACTGGTGAAGTCTATCCGCCCGAATATCGGGGTAAACTGTTCCTGGCCGACTTCAACCTGCAGTCCCTCCAGATGGCCACCTTGACAGAAGATGGGTTTGCCCTGGAGGCATTCGCAGATGGAGCAGGCGCCCTGACCGACATGGAATTTGCCACCGGCGGGCTGTATCTGCTCAACATCTACCGGGGCACGATTCAGCTTCTCTACCACAGCACGGCCGCCAATCGTCCTCCCACAGCCAGCCTGGAAATCGCCCCCACCTTGGGCCCACCTCCTCTGGTGGTCACCTTCTCGGCGGCAGGAACCCATGACGCAGACGACTCCGCCCTGTGGTATCACTGGACACCTGAACCGGGCGGGCAGACATGGGTGACTACCAGCCCCGTCTTTACCCACACCTACACCGCCGACGGCTCGTATCTGGCCACGCTCCAGGTGTTCGATGCCCGGGGTGGCGCATCGGAACCGGTGACGGCCCAGGTGAACGTCTATTCAGGTGCCATCCCGTCCATTCATCTGGAAAACCTGACAGCTCCTCAACGCCAAACCTTCCAAGGGGGTGACCGGCTCCGCTTTCTTGCCGTACGCGAGGGTGGAACCAGCGGATTAGATCCGGAGCGTCCCTACACCTGGCGTATCGACCTCCATCACAACCAACATACCCATCCGGCCATCACCGGCTATGTGGGTGAAGAAGGTATATGGACCCTATCCCGGGAAAATCATGGTGGTGACTGGAACCTCTGGTATCGATTCTACCTGACCATGCGGACCGACAACGGTCAGGAAATCGAATTGAGCCGGGAAATCTATCCAGATCTCAGCCGTATTCGCGTGGAAAGCCAGCCAGGAGAGGCCATCTTCTCGGTCAACGGGCGGCAGGAGCCAGCCGCCTATATCTTCAAAGCCATCGCCGGTGTGGAGCAGCAGTTGGAAGCCCCACCTACCCTGCTCTACAAAGATGGTATCGGCCAGTTTGCCTACTGGACAATGTTTGCTACAGGATGGCCAGCTGCCGCCAGCCCCACGGAAACTATCCTGCCAACGCGCACCCTCACCATCTTACCGCCGGCAGGAGAGGTCGTCTACACGGCCCATTACACCTACACCCGGCCGGCCTACCGGGCCTTTCTGCCTCGAATCGACCAGGGGGAAGGGCCTTGAGGCGTCCGGCTCTGCAGATCGCGGACTTGTCCCGCCGATGTGTGTGGGATACAATTCAGACCACGATCAACAACCCATAGCCCCATGTTCAACCGGGTAGAGAGCATGTCACGACGCTCAGCCCTCTCATCGACAATTTCCGGCCGCTCCGCTTCCTATGCCATCGGCGTGGATCTGGGTGCCACCAAGATTGCCGCAGCCCTGGTAAGCCGGGATGGCCGGGTGGTGGCCGAAAAGCGTGTACCCACCGAGCCAGCCCTGGGCGAAGAGGCCGTAATCGGCCGGATGGCCACCCTGGTTCAGGAACTATCCCAGGAAGCATCCGGCCCCCTGGCCGGCGTCGGCATCGGCACGCCAGGCTACGTGAACTCAGCCGCCGGCATCGTCCAGAATGCGGTCAACCTGGGCTGGCAGGAGGTCCCCCTGGCCCAACGGCTACAGGCAGCCCTCCCCATGCACCTGGATATCTGGGTGGAAAACGACGCCAACGTCCAGGCACTGGGGGAATATTACTTTGGCGCCGCGCGCGGCTGCGACCACTTCGTCTTCATCGGCATTGGTTCGGGCCTGGGCAGCGGCATCATCTCCCGCGGCGCGCTCATCACCGGCGCCACCTACATGGCAGCCGAAATGGGACACCTCTCCCTGGATCCGGAAGGACGCCAATGTGCCTGTGGCCTGCGGGGATGCGTGGAGACGGTGGTCTCTGGACCTGGCATCGTGGCCTCTGTCCAGAAGTATTTGGCCCAGGGACGGCCCATGGGCAGCCGCCTGGCCGCCGGCGGCCCGCTGACGCCGGAACGGGTGCTCCAGGCGGCACAGGAGGGCGACCCGGCAGCACGGGCGGCCTTCGCCGAGGCCGCATCCTGGCTGGGCATGGTCTTTGCGGCCTATGTGGCCATTCTGAACCCCGCCAAAATCGTGATCGGGGGCGGCCTGGGCCTTTCGGGCTTCGACCTGCTGGTCCCCGATGCCATGGGCGAACTCCGGCGCCGCGTGGGAGCCCAAAGCCTGGAAGCCCTGCAGGTGGTACGCTCCCAACTCTCCTCCAGCGCGGTGGGCGCATCCGCCCTGGTCTGGGCCGCTGCCGGCCAGGATGGGCAGCGCTGAGGGATTCAACGGATCGTGTCGCGCCTGGCCACTTTCCACCCGGCGGCAGTACACCCGGCAGTAAACCCGTTACAAACCAAACGGAGACAGATCTATCCATGACCACTTGTCTGGTGACCGGCGCAGCCGGTTTTGTCGGCTCCCACCTTTGCGAACAACTCATTGCCCGCGGCCATCGCGTCATCGGTGTGGACGCCTTCATTCCCTACTACCCCCGCCCCTTGAAAGAACACAACCTGGCCCACCTCCAGGGTGCGCCCCTCTTCAGCTTCCATGAGCTGGATCTGCGCACCGCCGACCTGGCCCCCCTGTGTCGAGAGGCCGACGTGATCTTTCACCTGGCCGCCATGGCCGGATTGTTGCGGAGCTGGCGGGAATTCGACACCTACATGAGCTGTAACATCCTGGCCACCCAACGTCTGTTGGATGCGGCCCGCCAGGAAGGGATTGAACACTTCATCCACATCTCCACTTCGTCGGTCTACGGCCGCTTCGCCACCGGCGATGAAGAATCGCCCCTGGCGCCCATCTCGCCCTACGGCATCACCAAGCTGGCCGCCGAACATCTCTGCCAGGCCTACGCGGAAAATTTTGGCCTGGCCGTGACCATCCTGCGGCTTTTTTCCGTCTACGGCCCACGGCAACGCCCCGACATGGGCTACAACATTTTCATCCGCAAGATCCTCAACGATGAACTGATTACCATCGATGGGGACGGCAACGATAGCCGCAGCAACACCTTCATTGCCGACTGTGTCCAGGGCATCCTCCTGGCCTTCGAGCGACGGGATGTTAGCGTGGGCCAGGTGTTCAACATCGGCGGCGGCGAGGAGGTCAGCGTCAACCAGGTCCTGGCCATCCTGGCCGAACTGAGCGGACGCCAACCCCGCATCACCCACGGCCCGCCCCGGCCCGGCGATCAACGGCGTACGGTCGCCGATATCCGCAAAGCTCAACAACTTCTGGGCTATCAACCAACAACCGGCATTCGAGATGGGCTTCGCGCCCAACTGGCGTGGCAGCGAGCCAACATGCATCAGGAACGCTGAGGGCCGCTGCCTGCCCTATCCACCAGGAGGTCAACCATGGTCTTCATCCCCCGCGGGCAGGCACTTCGCATCCTGATCCTGACCGCCATCGTGCTCCTATTTGCCGTTGGCTTCCAGAGGAGCCAGACGGCGATGGCCCGGAACAGTGTCCTGGCGCCGGCCACAGCCGACCTGGCCCGGGAAACAACCCAGGCCGACGGTGACAAACAGCTCGACCAGCTCTTGTGGGATACGTGGCAATCCCTGCCCACGGAGATACGCCAGAAAGTGGACCCCCGCATCCTGGCCGAGCTGCGGGGCCAAATCTGGCCGACCCACCTGCTGGGGAGCTCCCCAGCAGGTGCCCGTCCCCCCCAGCCGCCGGAACAAACCCGCTTCCTGGTCTACATGGCCCAACAGCCCGACGCCGCTTCCTTGACAGGCGGAGTATTTGCCAGCCAGGTGGACCAGCGCTCGGCCCTGTACGCCAGCCTGCTGGCAGAAACCCGGGCCGCCCAGGCCGAAGTCACGGCCAGTCTCCAAGACCTGCAGGCCCAGGCCGCCGTTACCAGCTATCAACCCTTCTTCATTGCGAATGTCCTGGCCGTGGAGGGCAACCTGGCCGCGCTCATCGCCCTGGCCCAGCGGCCCGATGTGGCCCGCATCGTGGCCAACTATCCCGTCCACAGCCTGGGGCAGCCGGCCCTCTCCCCGCCGCAAGAAGCCTCGACCGTAGACCTGAGCGACGCCAATTGGAACATCGAACTGGTGGGGGCCGACCGGGTCTGGAATGAGCTGGGGATCCGGGGGGAGGGAGTGGTGGTCGCCACCATCGACAGCGGTGTGAACTTCCAACACCCGGCCCTCACCCAACGCTACCGGGGCTACCGCAGTTTCCAGTCGTTTGAACACAACTACAACTGGTTCGACCCGGACGGCAACCTCTACCCCAACGGCAACCTGGGCGCCAGCCGCTCTCGCATCCCCTATGACTGCGACGATTTGAGCAGCCACGGTACCCACACCATGGGGACCCTGGTAGGCGATGGGGGCACGGAGGGCACCCAGGTGGGGATGGCCCCCGGCGCGCGCTGGATCGCGGTGCCGGCCCTCTGCAGCGGCGATAGCAGCATCAGCGACGACATCACCATGCTCAAGGCCTTCCAGTGGCTGCTCTGCCCCACCGACCTGAGCGGCGACCTCTCCACCGCCGATTGTGGTAAGGCGCCGGATGTGATCAGCAATTCCTGGGGCTCGGCCAATCCCGTCAACGAGGTCTTCCGCCCCATCATCCGGACCCTCCGGGCGGCCGGCATCGCGCCGGTCTTTGCCGCCGGGAACCCAGAGGCCGGCCCCGGCTCCATCGGGACGCCGGCCAACGCGCCCGAGGCCATCGCGGTGGGCGCGACCGATCGGAATGACCAGCTGGCGGGCTTCAGCGGCCAGGGACCTTCCTTCTACGAGGGGGAGCAGAAACCCGAATTTACGGCCCCCGGTGTGGATGTCCGCTCCTCGGTCTTCGGCCAGGAGTACGCGGAGTATTCGGGTACCTCCATGGCCGCGCCCCACGTGGCCGGCCTCTTCGCGCTCCTGATCTCCGCCGACCTGCAAGACGGCTTCCGCGATTTCAACGTGGATGAGCTGGAGTATCTCGTGGCAGCCACGGCCCTGGACCTGGGCGCTCCAGGGCCGGACGACCTTTACGGCTATGGCCGCATTCAGA
This genomic interval from Litorilinea aerophila contains the following:
- a CDS encoding NAD-dependent epimerase/dehydratase family protein → MTTCLVTGAAGFVGSHLCEQLIARGHRVIGVDAFIPYYPRPLKEHNLAHLQGAPLFSFHELDLRTADLAPLCREADVIFHLAAMAGLLRSWREFDTYMSCNILATQRLLDAARQEGIEHFIHISTSSVYGRFATGDEESPLAPISPYGITKLAAEHLCQAYAENFGLAVTILRLFSVYGPRQRPDMGYNIFIRKILNDELITIDGDGNDSRSNTFIADCVQGILLAFERRDVSVGQVFNIGGGEEVSVNQVLAILAELSGRQPRITHGPPRPGDQRRTVADIRKAQQLLGYQPTTGIRDGLRAQLAWQRANMHQER
- a CDS encoding ROK family protein → MSRRSALSSTISGRSASYAIGVDLGATKIAAALVSRDGRVVAEKRVPTEPALGEEAVIGRMATLVQELSQEASGPLAGVGIGTPGYVNSAAGIVQNAVNLGWQEVPLAQRLQAALPMHLDIWVENDANVQALGEYYFGAARGCDHFVFIGIGSGLGSGIISRGALITGATYMAAEMGHLSLDPEGRQCACGLRGCVETVVSGPGIVASVQKYLAQGRPMGSRLAAGGPLTPERVLQAAQEGDPAARAAFAEAASWLGMVFAAYVAILNPAKIVIGGGLGLSGFDLLVPDAMGELRRRVGAQSLEALQVVRSQLSSSAVGASALVWAAAGQDGQR